From one Aggregicoccus sp. 17bor-14 genomic stretch:
- a CDS encoding GFA family protein: protein MSQPRPKSPNPSGLQHHAGGCVCGAVRLEAELDLDAGATRCNCSICQKLGATGVLLKPQQLRVLSGEESLGSYGREGSPNRRYFCRACGTYLFGRGDVPELGGAFASVNVNCLDAVDVGALQVGYWDGRHDNWAAGLRPTPWPVRA, encoded by the coding sequence ATGAGCCAGCCCCGTCCGAAGTCCCCGAACCCGTCCGGCCTCCAGCACCACGCGGGAGGCTGCGTGTGTGGCGCCGTGCGCCTCGAGGCCGAGCTGGACCTGGATGCCGGCGCGACCCGCTGCAACTGCAGCATCTGCCAGAAGCTGGGCGCCACCGGCGTGCTGCTCAAGCCGCAGCAGCTGCGGGTGCTCTCGGGCGAGGAGAGCCTCGGCAGCTACGGCAGGGAGGGCAGCCCCAACCGCCGCTACTTCTGCCGCGCCTGCGGCACCTACCTCTTCGGGCGCGGAGACGTGCCGGAGCTGGGCGGCGCCTTCGCCTCGGTGAACGTGAACTGTCTGGACGCGGTGGACGTGGGCGCGCTGCAGGTAGGCTACTGGGACGGCCGCCACGACAACTGGGCCGCGGGCCTGCGCCCCACGCCCTGGCCCGTGCGGGCCTGA
- a CDS encoding PadR family transcriptional regulator — MPTQGKDRLHGTLDALVLKTLAAGPRHGYAISRWLRERSGEAIVVEEGSLYPALYRLARAGWIEPEWGTSDEGRKARFYRLTPAGRRQLQVEVEGFRAFVTAVSPILFST; from the coding sequence ATGCCCACGCAGGGGAAGGATCGGTTGCACGGCACGCTGGACGCGCTGGTGCTCAAGACGCTCGCGGCCGGTCCGCGCCACGGTTACGCCATCAGCCGCTGGCTGCGCGAGCGCAGCGGCGAGGCGATCGTCGTGGAGGAGGGCTCGCTGTACCCGGCGCTGTACCGGCTCGCGCGCGCGGGGTGGATCGAGCCGGAGTGGGGCACCTCGGACGAGGGCCGCAAGGCGCGCTTCTACCGGCTCACGCCCGCGGGGCGCCGGCAGCTGCAGGTGGAGGTGGAGGGCTTCCGCGCCTTCGTCACCGCCGTGTCCCCCATCCTCTTCAGCACGTAG
- the rraA gene encoding ribonuclease E activity regulator RraA, translating to MSDTRDIPAFTTADLCDAHAGEPDFQVAEPGFLDFGARRSFHGAIATVRAPEDNSLVREALEEPGGGRVLVVDGGGSRRCALVGDMLAALAQKNGWAGVLVNGCIRDAGEVARTAVGVKALGTHPLKSGKRNEGQRDVEVRFAGVTFRPGAHLYADVDGVVVSAKALL from the coding sequence ATGAGCGACACGCGCGACATCCCTGCCTTCACCACCGCCGACCTGTGCGACGCGCACGCGGGCGAGCCCGACTTCCAGGTGGCCGAGCCCGGCTTCCTGGACTTCGGCGCGCGGCGCAGCTTCCACGGCGCCATCGCCACCGTGCGCGCGCCCGAGGACAACAGCCTCGTGCGCGAGGCGCTGGAGGAGCCCGGCGGAGGCCGGGTGCTGGTGGTGGACGGGGGCGGCAGCCGCCGCTGCGCGCTGGTGGGTGACATGCTCGCGGCGCTCGCGCAGAAGAACGGCTGGGCGGGCGTGCTGGTCAACGGCTGCATCCGCGACGCGGGCGAGGTGGCCCGCACGGCCGTGGGCGTGAAGGCCCTGGGCACCCACCCGCTCAAGAGCGGCAAGCGCAACGAGGGCCAGCGCGACGTGGAGGTGCGCTTCGCGGGCGTCACCTTCCGCCCGGGCGCACACCTCTACGCGGACGTCGACGGCGTCGTCGTGTCCGCGAAGGCGCTGCTGTAG
- a CDS encoding ABC transporter permease — protein sequence MAGKRIHEQLKGLIFRAPVAEEVDAELKFHLEMVTKELVEGGMSPEAARAEALRRFGDVGAVRKECGQLGRAEQRERQRAQWLSELVQDVGYALRQLRRVPGFTLTAVLTLALGIGATTAIFSAVRSVVLRPFAWAHPERVMLVQESYRGQPASMSVGNYVDLKAGSHSFQAFAAEEFTGASLQEGENPERLSAGRVTHDFFSVFGVRPQLGRTFLPEEDAPGASPVVVLSHGLWTRRFGADPSLVGKSVRIDGQSHTVVGVMPRGFDPTASGEHVWLPAAFTPARRAEHDEHLLLVVGLLQPGVSGQRAQGELQSLQEEISRRFPQGNAERGSAVQPLSEAIVGDWSQQLLVTLGAVALVLLIACANVANLLLARGASRARELAVRAALGAGRGRIVRQLLTESLVLALLGATVGLALAWVGIHVLLASAPEGIPRLDETRIDGSVLLFALGAALLSSLACGLAPAVRAARSDLESVLRQGARGLSHGRDALRAWLIAGEVALAFTLLVGAGLLVRTALHLSQVDTGFKPEGLVIAQVSLPKASYETPEQITRALERILEQLQGAPGVTSAALSSSVPLGPGGGSNGMLPEGRPETQDQLINGRRRVVSAGFFETLGIPLKEGRRFTAADVGGAPQVIILSEALARQAWPGQRALGKHIGCCEMEPALRNKEVVGIAGDVRSQGPMSDPAPEFYLPLRQAPGKSWDWIDRTVTLVVRRSGSTADAITAMRAAVREVDSTLPLAGITTLEEALRASTATARFRTLLLAVLGIVGLLLAAVGIYGVVAYFVGLRTREIGVRMALGAKPADVLRMLAWQGMRPVLAGLGVGGLAAVWATRLLQASLRGVSPADPVALAAAMALLALVALLATLAPARRALQVDPSRVLGEG from the coding sequence ATGGCCGGCAAGCGCATCCACGAGCAGCTCAAGGGACTCATCTTCCGCGCCCCCGTCGCCGAGGAGGTGGACGCGGAGCTCAAGTTCCACCTGGAGATGGTGACGAAGGAGCTCGTCGAGGGCGGCATGAGCCCCGAGGCCGCGCGTGCGGAGGCCCTGCGGCGCTTCGGGGACGTGGGCGCGGTGCGCAAGGAGTGCGGGCAGCTGGGGCGCGCCGAGCAGCGCGAGCGGCAGCGCGCGCAGTGGCTCAGCGAGCTGGTGCAGGACGTGGGCTACGCGCTGCGCCAGCTGCGGCGCGTGCCGGGCTTCACGCTCACCGCGGTGCTCACGCTGGCGCTGGGCATCGGCGCGACCACGGCCATCTTCAGCGCGGTGCGCAGCGTGGTGCTGCGCCCCTTCGCCTGGGCACACCCCGAGCGGGTGATGCTGGTGCAGGAGAGCTACCGCGGCCAGCCGGCGAGCATGTCGGTGGGCAACTACGTGGACCTCAAGGCGGGAAGCCACTCGTTCCAGGCCTTCGCGGCGGAGGAGTTCACCGGGGCGAGCCTGCAGGAGGGCGAGAACCCGGAGCGCCTGTCCGCGGGCCGCGTCACGCACGACTTCTTCTCGGTGTTCGGGGTGAGGCCGCAGCTCGGCCGCACCTTCCTGCCCGAGGAGGACGCGCCGGGGGCGAGCCCCGTCGTCGTGCTCAGCCACGGCCTGTGGACGCGGCGCTTCGGCGCGGACCCCTCGCTGGTGGGCAAGAGCGTGCGCATCGACGGGCAGTCGCACACCGTGGTGGGGGTGATGCCGCGCGGCTTCGACCCCACGGCGAGCGGCGAGCACGTGTGGCTGCCGGCGGCCTTCACGCCCGCGCGCCGCGCCGAGCACGACGAGCACCTGCTGCTGGTGGTGGGTCTGCTGCAGCCGGGCGTCAGCGGGCAGCGCGCACAAGGCGAGCTGCAGTCGCTGCAGGAGGAGATCTCGCGGCGCTTCCCGCAGGGCAACGCCGAGCGCGGCTCCGCCGTGCAGCCGCTCTCCGAGGCCATCGTGGGGGACTGGAGCCAGCAGCTGCTCGTGACGCTGGGCGCGGTGGCGCTCGTGCTGCTCATCGCGTGCGCGAACGTGGCGAACCTCCTGCTCGCGCGCGGCGCCTCGCGGGCCCGCGAGCTCGCGGTGCGCGCGGCGCTGGGGGCGGGGCGCGGGCGCATCGTGCGCCAGCTGCTCACCGAGAGCCTGGTGCTCGCGCTGCTCGGGGCCACGGTGGGGCTCGCGCTCGCGTGGGTGGGCATCCACGTGCTGCTCGCGAGCGCGCCCGAGGGCATCCCGCGCCTGGACGAGACGCGCATCGACGGCAGCGTGCTGCTCTTCGCGCTCGGCGCCGCCCTCCTCAGCAGCCTCGCCTGCGGCCTTGCGCCGGCGGTGCGCGCCGCGCGCTCGGACCTGGAGAGCGTGCTGCGCCAGGGGGCCCGCGGCCTGAGTCACGGGCGCGACGCGCTGCGCGCCTGGCTCATCGCGGGCGAGGTCGCGCTCGCCTTCACCCTGCTGGTGGGCGCGGGGCTGCTCGTGCGTACCGCGCTGCACCTGAGCCAGGTGGACACCGGCTTCAAGCCGGAGGGGCTGGTCATCGCGCAGGTGAGCCTGCCCAAGGCGAGCTACGAGACCCCGGAGCAGATCACCCGCGCGCTCGAGCGCATCCTCGAGCAGCTGCAGGGGGCGCCCGGGGTGACGAGCGCGGCCCTCTCCTCGAGCGTGCCGCTGGGTCCCGGCGGCGGCAGCAACGGGATGCTGCCCGAGGGGCGCCCGGAGACGCAGGACCAGCTGATCAACGGCCGCCGGCGCGTGGTCTCCGCGGGCTTCTTCGAGACCCTGGGCATCCCGCTGAAGGAGGGGCGGCGCTTCACGGCGGCCGACGTGGGCGGCGCGCCGCAGGTCATCATCCTCAGCGAGGCGCTCGCGCGCCAGGCGTGGCCCGGGCAGCGCGCGCTGGGCAAGCACATCGGCTGCTGCGAGATGGAGCCGGCCTTGCGCAACAAGGAGGTGGTGGGGATCGCCGGGGACGTGCGCAGCCAGGGCCCGATGAGCGACCCCGCGCCCGAGTTCTACCTGCCGCTGCGCCAGGCGCCGGGCAAGAGCTGGGACTGGATCGACCGCACGGTGACGCTGGTGGTGCGCCGCAGCGGCAGCACCGCGGACGCCATCACGGCGATGCGCGCCGCCGTGCGCGAGGTGGACTCCACGCTGCCGCTCGCCGGCATCACGACGCTCGAGGAGGCGCTGCGCGCCAGCACGGCGACCGCGCGCTTCCGCACGCTGCTGCTCGCGGTGCTGGGCATCGTGGGGCTGCTGCTCGCGGCGGTGGGCATCTACGGCGTCGTGGCCTACTTCGTGGGCCTGCGCACGCGGGAGATCGGCGTGCGCATGGCCCTGGGCGCGAAGCCCGCGGACGTGCTGCGCATGCTCGCGTGGCAGGGCATGCGGCCGGTGCTCGCGGGGCTGGGGGTGGGCGGGCTCGCGGCGGTGTGGGCCACGCGCCTCCTGCAAGCCTCCTTGCGCGGGGTGAGCCCGGCGGACCCGGTCGCGCTCGCGGCGGCCATGGCGCTGCTCGCCCTCGTGGCGCTGCTCGCCACGCTCGCTCCGGCGCGGCGCGCGCTGCAGGTGGACCCCTCGCGGGTGCTCGGCGAGGGGTAG